Proteins found in one Haloferax litoreum genomic segment:
- the kynU gene encoding kynureninase, producing the protein MNDEGDTPTLDRAREMDAADPLSDLRDRFHVPEGELYMDGNSLGPLSVDAEAALDHVVDEWRELGIHGWTDADPDWFTYGERLGDRLAPLVGARPEEVVVANSTTVNIHTLVGTFYDPERGEKIVVDDLDFPTDHYAIRAQLRQRGVDPDDALRVVESRDGRTIETEDVLAAIDDDVGMVFLPSVLYRSGQLFDIEAITEAAHDAGALAGFDLAHSVGVVPHELSAIGVDFAVWCHYKYLNAGPGAIAGLYVNERHFGVSPSLAGWWGNDKETQFDMALTYDPAHSAGAFQIGTVPILAAAPLDGTLDIVEDAGGVAALREKSLALTDYLVDLVDERLPECEVGTPRDPATRGGHVAVEHPEAYRISLALKERGVVVDFRMPNVVRVAPAPAYIGFEDVFRAVEHLRDILDGNEYEQFETRSGGVT; encoded by the coding sequence ATGAACGACGAGGGCGACACACCGACACTCGACCGTGCCCGCGAGATGGACGCCGCCGACCCGCTTTCGGACCTCCGCGACCGATTTCACGTCCCCGAGGGCGAACTGTACATGGACGGGAACTCGCTCGGCCCACTGTCGGTAGACGCCGAGGCGGCGCTGGACCACGTCGTCGACGAGTGGCGTGAACTCGGCATCCACGGGTGGACCGACGCCGACCCCGACTGGTTCACCTACGGCGAACGACTCGGTGACCGACTCGCACCCCTCGTCGGTGCACGCCCCGAGGAAGTCGTCGTCGCCAACTCCACGACGGTCAACATCCACACCCTCGTCGGGACGTTCTACGACCCGGAACGCGGCGAGAAAATCGTCGTCGATGACCTCGACTTTCCGACGGACCACTACGCGATTCGCGCACAACTTCGTCAGCGCGGTGTCGACCCCGACGACGCCCTCCGGGTGGTCGAGAGCCGAGACGGCCGGACTATCGAGACAGAAGACGTACTCGCGGCCATCGACGACGACGTCGGCATGGTGTTTCTCCCCTCGGTCCTCTACCGAAGCGGCCAATTGTTCGACATCGAAGCCATCACCGAAGCGGCACACGACGCGGGCGCACTGGCCGGGTTCGACCTCGCGCACTCGGTCGGCGTCGTTCCGCACGAACTGTCGGCCATCGGTGTCGACTTCGCCGTCTGGTGTCACTACAAGTACCTCAACGCCGGCCCCGGTGCTATCGCCGGCCTCTACGTGAACGAGCGACACTTCGGCGTCTCTCCGTCGCTCGCCGGATGGTGGGGCAACGACAAGGAGACGCAGTTCGACATGGCGCTCACCTACGACCCGGCGCACTCCGCCGGTGCGTTCCAGATTGGAACGGTTCCCATCCTCGCTGCCGCCCCGTTGGACGGCACGCTCGACATCGTCGAAGATGCCGGCGGCGTCGCTGCACTCCGCGAGAAGTCGCTCGCTCTCACCGACTACCTCGTCGACCTCGTGGACGAGCGACTGCCGGAGTGCGAAGTCGGGACCCCGCGCGACCCGGCGACCCGCGGCGGTCACGTCGCCGTCGAACACCCCGAGGCGTATCGAATCAGCCTCGCACTGAAAGAACGCGGCGTCGTCGTGGACTTCCGTATGCCGAACGTGGTTCGCGTCGCACCTGCACCGGCCTACATCGGGTTCGAGGACGTGTTTCGGGCCGTGGAGCATCTGCGCGACATACTGGACGGAAATGAGTACGAACAGTTCGAGACGCGAAGTGGCGGGGTGACGTGA
- a CDS encoding alpha/beta hydrolase, with amino-acid sequence MVLFGDDSSPTDGGTVTATDTLDPQAQAVVDDVERLGIPEWSALGVESARRVEDEVFAATDAPDVARSTNFAIPGPAGEIPIRVYHPAPGETRPVLVFFHGGLWAMGTLDSIDGVCRRLATRSRRVVVSVDYRLAPEHPFPAGLEDCVRATEWVAENAGSIGGDADRLAVGGTSAGGNLAAATCLHVREFGGPTIESQHLLYPMTDLSSDHQSLSENADGPLLTRRDVLWAHDTYLRSPVDRYNPFAAPLRADSYADLPPGYVVTAGFDPLRDEGAAYATALESAGVGVVHDHEPAMPHGFLSLTADVDVADAALDRVAHALKDGI; translated from the coding sequence ATGGTTCTCTTCGGCGACGACTCGTCTCCCACAGACGGTGGTACTGTCACTGCGACGGACACGCTCGACCCGCAAGCGCAGGCAGTCGTCGACGACGTCGAACGACTCGGCATCCCGGAGTGGTCCGCACTCGGTGTCGAGAGCGCTCGACGCGTCGAAGACGAGGTGTTCGCCGCGACAGACGCCCCCGACGTAGCGCGAAGTACGAACTTCGCAATTCCCGGACCTGCCGGCGAAATTCCGATTCGCGTCTATCATCCAGCACCCGGCGAGACGCGACCGGTCCTCGTCTTCTTCCACGGTGGCCTCTGGGCGATGGGGACGCTCGACTCCATCGACGGTGTCTGTCGTCGTCTCGCGACGCGTTCGCGGCGCGTCGTCGTCTCCGTCGACTACCGTCTCGCACCCGAGCACCCGTTTCCGGCAGGCCTCGAAGACTGTGTACGGGCGACCGAGTGGGTCGCAGAGAACGCGGGCAGCATCGGTGGAGACGCCGACCGACTGGCCGTGGGGGGAACGAGTGCAGGTGGGAACCTCGCGGCAGCGACGTGCCTCCACGTCAGGGAGTTCGGCGGTCCGACAATCGAGTCGCAACACCTCTTGTACCCGATGACCGACCTCTCCAGCGACCACCAGTCACTCTCCGAGAACGCCGACGGCCCACTGCTCACTCGGCGCGACGTACTGTGGGCGCACGACACCTACCTTCGGTCGCCGGTCGACCGGTACAACCCGTTCGCGGCACCGCTTCGGGCGGACTCGTACGCCGACCTGCCGCCGGGGTACGTCGTCACTGCCGGATTCGACCCGCTTCGAGACGAAGGGGCGGCGTACGCGACAGCACTCGAATCGGCAGGCGTCGGTGTCGTCCACGACCACGAACC
- a CDS encoding SDR family NAD(P)-dependent oxidoreductase: MEPDVYDDLDGQVALVTGANRGIGHQIAENLRDLGATVYAGSRSVTNETPEGTERVLLDVTQEGDIEEAVDGIFASEGRLDILVNNAGIGEFGDDIVAEPTDTIDQTLAVNLRGPMLLCKHAVPLLLQNDGGRVVNVSSGMGALEEGQSGGSPSYRISKTGINGLTVYLDGQYGDDGLIANSVCPGWVRTDMGGENASRPVEKGAETPTWVAQFEPGSPSGKFWRDKRVIDW, from the coding sequence ATGGAACCCGACGTGTACGACGACCTCGACGGGCAAGTTGCCCTCGTTACCGGCGCGAATCGAGGCATCGGCCACCAAATCGCCGAGAACCTCCGTGACCTCGGAGCGACGGTCTACGCCGGGTCGCGAAGCGTCACGAACGAGACGCCCGAGGGAACGGAACGCGTCCTCCTCGACGTGACGCAAGAAGGTGACATCGAAGAGGCCGTCGACGGCATCTTCGCCAGCGAAGGCCGTCTCGATATCCTCGTCAACAACGCTGGAATCGGGGAGTTCGGTGACGATATCGTCGCAGAACCGACAGACACCATCGACCAGACGCTCGCCGTCAACCTGCGCGGGCCGATGCTACTGTGTAAACACGCTGTCCCACTCCTCCTCCAGAACGACGGTGGTCGCGTCGTCAACGTCTCGTCTGGCATGGGTGCACTCGAAGAAGGACAGTCCGGCGGGTCGCCGTCGTATCGAATCTCGAAGACCGGCATCAACGGTCTGACTGTCTACCTCGACGGCCAGTACGGAGACGACGGACTCATCGCCAACTCGGTCTGTCCCGGATGGGTCCGCACCGACATGGGTGGCGAGAACGCGTCTCGTCCCGTCGAGAAAGGTGCCGAGACGCCGACGTGGGTGGCCCAGTTCGAACCGGGTAGTCCGTCCGGGAAGTTCTGGCGCGACAAGCGGGTCATCGACTGGTAG